One part of the Theropithecus gelada isolate Dixy chromosome 5, Tgel_1.0, whole genome shotgun sequence genome encodes these proteins:
- the UGDH gene encoding UDP-glucose 6-dehydrogenase, which produces MFEIKKICCIGAGYVGGPTCSVIAHMCPEIRVTVVDVNESRINAWNSPTLPIYEPGLKEVVESCRGKNLFFSTNIDDAIKEADLVFISVNTPTKTYGMGKGRAADLKYIEACARRIVQNSNGYKIVTEKSTVPVRAAESIRHIFDANTKPNLNLQVLSNPEFLAEGTAIKDLKNPDRVLIGGDETPEGQRAVQALCAVYEHWVPKEKILTTNTWSSELSKLTANAFLAQRISSINSISALCEATGADVEEVATAIGMDQRIGNKFLKASVGFGGSCFQKDVLNLVYLCEALNLPEVARYWQQVIDMNDYQRRRFASRIIDSLFNTVTDKKIAILGFAFKKDTGDTRESSSIYISKYLMDEGAHLHIYDPKVPREQIVVDLSHPGVSEDDQVSRLVTISKDPYEACDGAHAVVICTEWDMFKELDYERIHKKMLKPAFIFDGRRVLDGLHNELQTIGFQIETIGKKVSSKRIPYAPSGEIPKFSLQDPPNKKPKV; this is translated from the exons ATGTTTGAAATTAAGAAGATCTGCTGCATCGGTGCAGGCTATGTTGGAGGACCCACCTGTAGTGTCATTGCTCATATGTGTCCTGAAATCAGGGTAACGGTTGTTGATGTCAATGAATCAAGAATCAATGCATGGAATTCTCCTACACTTCCTATTTATGAG ccAGGACTAAAAGAAGTGGTAGAATCCTGTCGaggaaaaaatctatttttttctaccaaTATTGATGATGCCATCAAAGAAGCTGatcttgtatttatttct GTGAATACTCCGACAAAAACCTATGGAATGGGGAAAGGCCGGGCAGCAGATCTGAAGTATATTGAAGCTTGTGCTAGACGCATTGTGCAAAACTCAAATGGGTATAAAATTGTGACTGAGAAAAGCACGGTTCCAGTGCGGGCAGCAGAAAGTATTCGTCACATATTTGATGCAAACACAAAACCCAACTTGAATCTACAG GTGCTGTCCAACCCGGAGTTTCTGGCAGAGGGAACGGCCATCAAGGACCTAAAGAACCCAGACAGGGTACTGATTGGAGGGGATGAAACTCCAGAGGGCCAGAGAGCTGTGCAGGCCCTGTGTGCTGTATATGAGCACTGGGTTCCCAAAGAAAAGATCCTCACCACTAATACTTGGTCTTCAGAGCTTTCCAAACTG acagcaaATGCTTTTCTTGCCCAGAGAATAAGCAGCATTAATTCCATAAGTGCTCTGTGTGAAGCAACAGGAGCTGATGTAGAAGAGGTAGCAACAGCAATTGGAATGGACCAGAGAATTGGAAACAAGTTTCTAAAAGCCAGTGTTG ggTTTGGTGGGAGCTGCTTCCAAAAGGATGTTCTGAATTTGGTTTATCTCTGTGAGGCTCTGAATTTGCCAGAAGTAGCTCGTTATTGGCAGCAG GTGATAGACATGAATGACTACCAAAGGAGGAGGTTTGCTTCCCGGATCATAGACAGTCTGTTTAATACAGTAACTGATAAGAAGATAGCTATTTTGGGATTTGCATTCAAAAAGGACACTGGTGATACGAg agaaTCTTCTAGTATATATATTAGCAAATATTTGATGGATGAAGGCGCACACCTCCATATATATGATCCAAAAGTACCTAGGGAACAAATAGTTGTGGATCTTTCTCATCCAGGTGTTTCAGAGGATGACCAAG TGTCCCGCCTCGTGACCATTTCCAAGGATCCATATGAAGCATGTGATGGTGCCCATGCTGTTGTTATTTGCACTGAGTGGGACATGTTTAAG GAATTGGATTATGAACGCATTCATAAAAAAATGCTAAAGCCAGCCTTTATCTTCGATGGACGGCGTGTCCTGGATGGGCTCCACAATGAACTACAAACCATTGGCTTCCAG